One genomic segment of Pseudomonas chlororaphis subsp. aurantiaca includes these proteins:
- a CDS encoding NRDE family protein codes for MCLIVFAWRPGHALPLIVAANRDEFYARPSLPLAQWPEAPDIYAGRDLEAGGTWLGLGADGRFAALTNIRNPHQPPARRSRGELVARFLSSKISIDDYFSDVVGRSLEYAGFNLLVGTPDQLWHYNAQAREPQQLGSGVYGLSNAGLDTPWPKLLKAKAALQEVLHDPQPQALLALLSDAQTAPFADLPDTGVGLATESLLSSVFIASPSYGTRASTALIVRADGSRHIVERSFGPYGGHLGEVELRI; via the coding sequence ATGTGCTTGATCGTATTCGCCTGGCGGCCGGGCCACGCCCTGCCCCTGATCGTCGCGGCCAACCGTGACGAGTTCTACGCCCGCCCCAGCCTGCCACTGGCGCAATGGCCCGAAGCACCCGACATCTACGCCGGGCGCGACCTGGAGGCCGGCGGTACCTGGCTCGGCCTGGGCGCCGACGGACGTTTCGCCGCCCTGACCAATATCCGCAATCCCCACCAGCCCCCCGCGCGCCGTTCCCGAGGCGAACTGGTGGCGCGTTTTCTCAGCAGCAAGATCTCGATAGACGACTATTTCAGCGACGTTGTCGGCCGATCCCTGGAATATGCCGGCTTCAACCTGCTGGTGGGCACCCCTGACCAGCTCTGGCACTACAACGCCCAGGCCCGTGAGCCGCAGCAACTGGGCAGTGGCGTGTACGGCCTGTCGAATGCCGGGCTCGACACGCCCTGGCCCAAGCTGCTCAAGGCCAAGGCGGCGCTGCAGGAAGTACTGCACGACCCGCAGCCCCAGGCTTTGCTCGCCCTGCTCAGCGATGCGCAGACCGCGCCGTTTGCCGACCTTCCCGACACCGGGGTCGGCCTGGCCACGGAGAGCCTGCTGTCGAGCGTGTTTATCGCCAGCCCCAGTTATGGCACGCGGGCCAGCACGGCGCTGATCGTCCGGGCCGATGGTTCCAGGCACATAGTCGAGCGCAGCTTCGGGCCCTATGGCGGGCATCTGGGGGAAGTGGAGCTGAGGATTTAG
- the ptsP gene encoding phosphoenolpyruvate--protein phosphotransferase codes for MLNTLRKIVQEVNSAKDLKAALGIIVLRVKEAMGSQVCSVYLLDPETNRFVLMATEGLNKRSIGKVSMAPNEGLVGLVGTREEPLNLENAADHPRYRYFAETGEERYASFLGAPIIHHRRVVGVLVIQQKERRQFDEGEEAFLVTMSAQLAGVIAHAEATGSIRGLGRQGKGIQEAKFIGVPGSPGAAVGTAVVMLPPADLDVVPDKSITDIDAELALFKTAIEGVRADMRTLSEKLATQLRPEERALFDVYLMMLDDASLGSEVTTVIKTGQWAQGALRQVVTDHVNRFELMDDAYLRERASDVKDLGRRLLAYLQEERQQTLVYPDNTILVSEELTPAMLGEVPEGKLVGLVSVLGSGNSHVAILARAMGIPTVMGLVDLPYSKVDGIQMIVDGYHGEVYTNPSDVLRKQFADVVEEERQLAQGLDALRDQPCVTLDGHRMPLWVNTGLLADVARAQKRGAEGVGLYRTEVPFMINQRFPSEKEQLAIYREQLAAFHPQPVTMRSLDIGGDKSLSYFPIKEDNPFLGWRGIRVTLDHPEIFLVQTRAMLKASEGLNNLRILLPMISGTHELEEALHLIHRAWGEVRDEGTDVPMPPIGVMIEIPAAVYQTKELARQVDFLSVGSNDLTQYLLAVDRNNPRVADLYDYLHPAVLQALQTVVRDAHAEGKPVSICGEMAGDPAAAVLLMAMGFDSLSMNATNLPKVKWMLRQINLSKAKELLAELMTIDNPQVIHSSLQLALKNLGLARMINPASAKTL; via the coding sequence ATGCTCAATACGCTGCGCAAGATCGTCCAGGAAGTTAACTCCGCCAAGGATCTCAAGGCGGCGTTGGGGATTATTGTGTTGCGCGTCAAAGAGGCCATGGGCAGTCAGGTCTGCTCGGTCTATCTGCTGGATCCGGAGACCAACCGTTTTGTCCTGATGGCCACCGAGGGCTTGAACAAGCGCTCGATCGGCAAGGTCAGCATGGCACCCAACGAAGGTCTGGTCGGCCTGGTCGGTACGCGCGAAGAACCGCTGAACCTCGAAAACGCCGCCGATCACCCGCGTTATCGCTACTTCGCCGAGACCGGCGAGGAGCGTTATGCCTCCTTCCTCGGCGCGCCGATCATTCACCACCGCCGGGTCGTCGGCGTTCTGGTCATCCAGCAAAAGGAGCGTCGTCAGTTCGACGAGGGCGAAGAAGCCTTCCTGGTGACCATGAGCGCCCAACTGGCGGGGGTTATCGCCCATGCCGAAGCCACCGGTTCGATCCGTGGCCTGGGTCGCCAGGGCAAGGGCATCCAGGAAGCCAAGTTCATCGGCGTGCCCGGCTCGCCAGGCGCTGCGGTCGGTACCGCGGTGGTCATGCTGCCGCCGGCCGACCTGGACGTGGTGCCTGACAAGAGCATTACCGACATCGACGCCGAGCTGGCGTTGTTCAAGACCGCCATCGAAGGCGTGCGCGCCGACATGCGCACCCTCTCGGAAAAACTCGCTACCCAGCTGCGCCCCGAAGAGCGGGCGCTGTTCGACGTCTACCTGATGATGCTCGACGATGCTTCCCTGGGCAGCGAAGTGACCACCGTGATCAAGACCGGCCAGTGGGCCCAGGGCGCGTTGCGCCAGGTGGTCACCGATCACGTCAACCGTTTCGAACTGATGGACGATGCCTACCTGCGCGAGCGGGCGTCGGACGTCAAGGACCTGGGCCGCCGCCTGCTGGCCTACCTGCAGGAAGAGCGCCAGCAAACCCTGGTCTACCCCGACAACACCATCCTGGTCAGCGAGGAACTGACGCCGGCCATGCTCGGCGAGGTGCCCGAAGGCAAGCTGGTCGGCCTGGTCTCGGTATTGGGTTCGGGCAACTCCCACGTGGCGATCCTGGCCCGGGCCATGGGCATCCCGACGGTGATGGGCCTGGTCGACCTGCCGTACTCGAAAGTCGACGGCATCCAGATGATCGTCGATGGCTACCACGGCGAGGTCTACACCAACCCCAGCGACGTGCTGCGCAAGCAGTTCGCCGATGTGGTCGAGGAAGAACGGCAGCTGGCCCAGGGCCTGGATGCGCTGCGCGACCAGCCGTGTGTGACGCTGGACGGCCACCGCATGCCGCTGTGGGTCAACACCGGCCTGCTGGCGGATGTGGCGCGGGCACAGAAGCGTGGCGCCGAAGGCGTGGGTCTGTACCGCACCGAAGTGCCGTTCATGATCAACCAACGCTTCCCGAGCGAAAAGGAGCAGCTGGCGATCTATCGCGAGCAACTCGCGGCCTTCCACCCGCAACCGGTGACGATGCGTAGCCTGGACATCGGCGGCGACAAGTCACTGTCGTATTTCCCGATCAAGGAAGACAACCCCTTCCTCGGCTGGCGCGGCATTCGCGTCACCCTCGACCATCCCGAGATTTTCCTCGTCCAGACCCGCGCCATGCTCAAGGCCAGCGAAGGCCTGAACAACCTGCGCATTCTCCTGCCAATGATTTCCGGCACCCATGAGCTGGAAGAAGCATTGCACCTGATCCACCGCGCCTGGGGCGAAGTGCGCGACGAAGGCACCGACGTGCCGATGCCGCCGATCGGGGTGATGATCGAGATCCCGGCCGCGGTGTACCAGACCAAGGAACTGGCGCGCCAGGTAGACTTCCTGTCGGTCGGCTCCAACGACCTGACCCAGTACCTGCTGGCCGTGGACCGCAACAACCCGCGGGTGGCGGATCTCTACGACTACCTGCATCCGGCGGTGCTGCAAGCCTTGCAGACCGTGGTGCGCGATGCCCATGCCGAAGGCAAGCCGGTGAGCATCTGCGGCGAGATGGCCGGCGACCCGGCGGCAGCGGTGCTGCTGATGGCGATGGGCTTCGACAGCCTGTCGATGAACGCCACCAACCTGCCGAAAGTGAAGTGGATGCTGCGTCAGATCAATCTCAGCAAGGCCAAGGAACTGCTGGCCGAGTTGATGACCATCGACAACCCGCAAGTTATCCACAGCTCGTTGCAACTGGCGCTGAAGAACCTGGGCCTGGCGCGGATGATCAATCCGGCGTCGGCCAAGACCCTTTAA
- a CDS encoding RNA pyrophosphohydrolase has translation MIDPDGFRPNVGIILTNDAGQVLWARRINQDAWQFPQGGINPEETPEDALYRELNEEVGLEREDVQILACTRGWLRYRLPQRLVRTHSQPLCIGQKQKWFLLRLISNEQRVRMDLTGKPEFDGWRWVSYWYPLGQVVTFKREVYRRALKELAPRLLARD, from the coding sequence GTGATCGACCCCGATGGTTTCCGCCCCAATGTCGGGATCATTCTGACGAATGATGCCGGCCAGGTGCTATGGGCTCGCCGTATCAATCAAGATGCCTGGCAGTTTCCGCAAGGGGGAATCAACCCCGAAGAGACGCCGGAAGACGCTTTGTACCGCGAGTTGAACGAAGAAGTGGGCCTGGAACGCGAAGATGTGCAAATTCTCGCCTGCACCCGGGGCTGGTTGCGCTATCGTTTGCCGCAACGCCTGGTCCGTACCCACAGCCAACCGCTGTGCATCGGCCAGAAACAGAAATGGTTTCTCCTGCGCCTGATCTCCAACGAGCAGCGGGTGCGGATGGATTTGACCGGTAAACCGGAATTCGATGGCTGGCGCTGGGTCAGTTATTGGTATCCGTTGGGCCAGGTGGTGACATTCAAGCGCGAGGTTTATCGCCGCGCTCTCAAAGAGCTTGCCCCGCGCCTTCTAGCGCGCGACTGA
- a CDS encoding HAD family hydrolase yields MRLALFDLDNTLLGGDSDHAWGDYLCERGFLDAVAYKARNDEFYQDYLAGKLDQAAYLNFCLEVLGRTEMDVLDQWHRDYMRDCIEPLMLPKAAQLLAKHKADGDKLVIITATNRFVTAPIAERLGVETLIATECEMQDGRYTGRSIDVPCFREGKVTRLTRWLEETGHSLEDSYFYSDSMNDLPLLDLVANPIAVDPDPNLRALAQQRGWPVISLRD; encoded by the coding sequence ATGCGCCTGGCTTTATTCGACTTGGACAACACCCTTCTGGGCGGCGACAGTGACCATGCCTGGGGCGATTACCTGTGCGAACGAGGCTTCCTCGACGCCGTCGCCTACAAGGCCCGCAACGACGAGTTCTACCAGGACTACCTGGCCGGCAAGCTCGACCAGGCCGCGTACCTGAACTTCTGCCTGGAGGTTCTCGGCCGCACCGAGATGGACGTGCTCGACCAGTGGCACCGCGACTACATGCGCGACTGCATCGAGCCGCTGATGCTGCCCAAGGCTGCGCAATTGCTGGCCAAGCACAAGGCCGACGGCGACAAGCTGGTGATCATCACCGCCACCAACCGCTTCGTCACCGCGCCGATCGCCGAACGCCTGGGCGTGGAAACCCTGATCGCCACCGAGTGCGAGATGCAAGACGGCCGCTACACCGGGCGCAGCATCGACGTCCCGTGCTTTCGCGAAGGCAAGGTCACCCGCCTGACGCGCTGGCTCGAGGAAACCGGCCACAGCCTGGAAGACAGCTACTTCTATAGCGATTCGATGAATGACTTGCCGCTGCTGGATCTGGTGGCGAACCCGATCGCCGTGGACCCGGACCCGAACCTGCGGGCCCTGGCCCAGCAGCGTGGCTGGCCGGTGATCAGCCTGCGCGACTGA
- a CDS encoding DUF2269 family protein: METLTVLKTVHILATVLLLGSALGLAIWVWRARSKGDASIYSRLLRRPLVFVWLLLVICLASLPFSGWWLVHLLGWSLGQTWILASSLIYTLGALSCFWLLARLNRLRIASGVGSPKFTLALAVFSFVCFFAIAGLMGAKPV, translated from the coding sequence ATGGAAACGCTGACCGTCCTCAAAACCGTCCATATCCTGGCCACCGTGTTGCTGCTGGGCAGCGCGCTGGGGCTGGCGATCTGGGTCTGGCGCGCTCGTAGCAAGGGTGACGCGAGTATCTACAGCCGGCTGTTGCGCCGGCCGCTGGTGTTCGTCTGGCTGTTGCTGGTGATCTGCCTGGCCAGCCTGCCGTTCAGCGGCTGGTGGCTGGTGCATCTGCTGGGCTGGTCGCTGGGGCAGACCTGGATCCTGGCCTCCAGCCTGATCTACACCCTGGGTGCCTTGAGCTGTTTCTGGCTGCTGGCGCGGCTCAATCGGCTGCGGATCGCTTCGGGCGTGGGGAGTCCGAAGTTCACCCTGGCGCTGGCGGTGTTCAGCTTCGTGTGCTTCTTCGCCATCGCTGGGTTGATGGGCGCCAAGCCTGTTTGA
- the ilvA gene encoding threonine ammonia-lyase, biosynthetic codes for MLEQYVKKILTSRVYDVAVETPLQTARQLSERLGNQIWLKREDLQPVFSFKIRGAYNKLTQLSDAERARGVVTASAGNHAQGLALAAKVLGVKATIVMPKTTPEIKVEGVRSRGGKVVLHGDSFPEALAYSLKLVDEKGYVYIHPYDDPHTIAGQGTVAMEILRQHPGRLDAIFVPVGGGGLIAGIAAYVKYLRPEIKIIGVEPDDSNCLQAAMAAGERVVLPTVGIFADGVAVAQIGQHTFDICKDYVDEVITVSTDEICAAIKDIYDDTRSITEPAGALGVAGIKKYVEQRGVSGQTLVAIDSGANINFDRLRHVAERAELGEGREAIIAVTIPEQPGSFKAFCEAIGKRQITEFNYRYNTGSEAHIFVGVQTHPENDPRSALIASLSEQGFPVTDLTDNELAKLHIRHMVGGHAARVSDEVVFRFEFPERPGALFNFLNKLGGRWNISMFHYRNHGAADGRVVAGLQVPANERHLVPAALAQIGYPYWDESDNPAYQLFLG; via the coding sequence ATGCTCGAACAGTACGTCAAAAAGATCCTCACCTCGCGCGTTTACGACGTTGCCGTAGAAACCCCGTTGCAGACTGCCCGCCAGCTCTCCGAGCGGCTGGGCAATCAGATCTGGCTCAAGCGCGAAGACTTGCAGCCGGTGTTCTCGTTCAAGATTCGCGGCGCCTACAACAAGCTGACCCAACTCAGCGATGCGGAACGCGCCCGTGGCGTGGTCACCGCCTCGGCTGGCAACCATGCCCAGGGCCTGGCCCTGGCGGCCAAGGTGCTGGGGGTGAAGGCGACCATCGTGATGCCCAAGACCACCCCGGAGATCAAGGTCGAAGGCGTGCGCTCGCGCGGCGGCAAAGTGGTGCTGCATGGCGATTCCTTTCCCGAAGCCCTGGCCTACTCGCTGAAGCTGGTGGACGAAAAGGGCTACGTCTATATCCACCCGTACGACGATCCGCACACCATCGCCGGGCAGGGCACCGTGGCGATGGAAATCCTGCGCCAGCATCCGGGGCGCCTGGACGCGATCTTCGTGCCGGTCGGCGGTGGCGGCCTGATCGCCGGGATTGCGGCCTACGTCAAATACCTGCGTCCGGAAATCAAGATCATCGGCGTCGAGCCGGACGACTCCAACTGCCTGCAAGCGGCGATGGCCGCCGGCGAGCGCGTGGTGCTGCCGACCGTGGGCATCTTCGCCGACGGCGTCGCGGTGGCGCAGATCGGCCAGCACACCTTCGATATCTGCAAGGACTACGTGGATGAAGTGATCACCGTCAGCACCGACGAGATCTGCGCGGCGATCAAGGACATCTACGACGACACCCGCTCCATCACCGAACCGGCTGGCGCCCTGGGCGTGGCCGGGATCAAGAAATATGTCGAGCAGCGTGGCGTCAGTGGGCAGACCCTGGTGGCCATCGACTCCGGCGCCAACATCAACTTCGACCGCCTGCGCCATGTCGCCGAGCGCGCCGAACTGGGCGAGGGCCGCGAAGCCATCATCGCCGTGACCATTCCCGAGCAGCCGGGCAGCTTCAAGGCCTTCTGCGAAGCCATCGGCAAGCGCCAGATCACCGAATTCAACTACCGCTACAACACCGGCAGCGAAGCGCACATCTTCGTTGGCGTGCAGACCCACCCGGAAAACGATCCGCGCAGCGCGCTGATCGCCAGCCTGTCCGAACAGGGTTTCCCGGTGACTGACCTGACCGACAACGAACTGGCCAAGTTGCATATCCGTCATATGGTCGGCGGGCATGCGGCGCGGGTCAGCGACGAAGTGGTGTTCCGCTTCGAGTTCCCGGAGCGCCCGGGCGCGCTGTTCAACTTCCTCAACAAGCTCGGCGGGCGCTGGAACATCTCGATGTTCCACTACCGCAACCATGGCGCGGCCGATGGCCGGGTGGTCGCCGGCCTGCAAGTGCCGGCGAACGAACGTCACCTGGTGCCGGCGGCGCTGGCGCAGATCGGGTACCCGTACTGGGACGAGAGTGATAACCCGGCGTATCAGCTGTTCCTCGGCTGA
- the rpiA gene encoding ribose-5-phosphate isomerase RpiA: MTQDQLKQAVAQAAVDLILPKLDDKSIVGVGTGSTANCFIDALAQHKSAFDGAVASSEATAARLKGHGIPVYELNTVSDLEFYIDGADESDEHLNLIKGGGAALTREKIVAAVAKTFICIADASKLVPVLGAFPLPVEVIPMARSHVARELVKLGGDPVYREGVITDNGNIILDVHNMQITNPVELEAQINAIVGVVTNGLFAARPADVLLLGTREGVKTLTA, encoded by the coding sequence ATGACCCAGGATCAACTCAAACAGGCCGTGGCCCAGGCCGCCGTCGACCTCATCCTCCCGAAACTCGATGACAAGAGCATCGTCGGGGTCGGCACCGGCTCCACCGCCAACTGCTTCATCGACGCCCTGGCCCAGCACAAGTCTGCCTTCGACGGCGCGGTCGCCAGCTCCGAAGCCACCGCGGCGCGCCTCAAGGGCCACGGCATCCCGGTGTACGAACTGAACACCGTCAGCGACCTGGAGTTCTACATCGACGGCGCCGACGAAAGCGACGAGCACCTGAACCTGATCAAGGGCGGCGGCGCGGCCCTGACCCGCGAGAAGATCGTCGCGGCCGTGGCCAAGACCTTCATCTGCATCGCCGACGCCAGCAAGCTGGTGCCGGTGCTGGGCGCCTTCCCGCTGCCGGTGGAAGTGATTCCGATGGCCCGCAGCCATGTGGCCCGCGAGCTGGTGAAGCTCGGTGGCGACCCGGTCTACCGGGAAGGCGTGATCACCGACAACGGCAACATCATCCTCGATGTGCACAACATGCAGATCACTAATCCGGTGGAACTGGAAGCGCAGATCAACGCGATTGTCGGCGTGGTCACCAACGGCCTGTTCGCCGCCCGCCCGGCCGACGTACTGCTGCTGGGCACCCGCGAAGGCGTGAAGACCCTCACCGCCTGA
- a CDS encoding autotransporter domain-containing protein — MLKPLTLAVSLASVLLSTQALAYEYGEHAATTLDKLINDYPGRYRGTANFAGAADWMQSQMGSAYDISRQDFSWTAGGSRRSSQNVVAYAAGTKPQYVVVGAHFDTYFGRPTLQGLDDNGSGASVLTEIARNLGGLQLENGLQVVGFGAEEEGLRGSRAFVDSLSASQRANMLAMINLDSLITGDMMYAHAGQNSTANPALASLREHTLQIARELQINLFTNPGLDPAYPAGTGCCSDGEAFEGLNIPILYIEATNWEIGDLDGYTQTTNPAIPGGSTWHDPAEDNKAVLTNAFGQERIDQRLRDYSRLLSRLVLELTNADLLASTASGGAVARNQQDHLQRQHQAMVRLHDRRWLTLQAMGREIGSFDGEIGIDGEYSPDSGFDSAPNPEARRLGVHALGDYQLNSSLNVGASLSYQNGRDKLEHRGKLDSDTWQTAVYALLNDGGPQWLAGDLSVGRTRFESKRNLVIQANGGPVLLNQKLTGDTDALTLGARVLGGYDLDFGAIKSGPFAGLDYTHYRIDRFHEKQNLRTALSYEEQSFDSLEASLGWRVRGAVALPYGMSLLPYGDLAWVKELGDGRLDDLDLTSRADGQVRVARLGGVDKSFGRAQLGSQLAITPQLGLYAEVNGRIGHAEGSQTGYSLGVQWQF; from the coding sequence GTGCTCAAACCCCTCACGCTTGCTGTCAGTCTTGCCAGCGTCCTGCTGTCCACCCAGGCCCTTGCCTATGAATATGGCGAACACGCGGCCACCACCCTCGACAAACTGATCAACGACTACCCGGGCCGCTACCGCGGCACCGCCAACTTCGCCGGTGCCGCCGACTGGATGCAGAGCCAGATGGGCAGCGCCTACGACATCAGCCGCCAGGACTTCTCCTGGACCGCCGGTGGCAGCCGTCGCAGCTCGCAAAACGTGGTGGCCTACGCCGCCGGCACCAAGCCGCAATACGTGGTGGTCGGCGCGCACTTCGATACCTATTTCGGCCGTCCGACCCTGCAAGGCCTGGACGACAACGGCTCCGGCGCCAGCGTCCTGACCGAGATCGCCCGCAACCTCGGCGGGCTGCAACTGGAAAACGGCTTGCAGGTGGTCGGCTTCGGCGCCGAGGAAGAAGGCCTGCGCGGCTCCAGGGCGTTCGTCGACTCCCTCAGCGCCAGCCAGCGCGCCAACATGCTGGCCATGATCAACCTCGACAGCCTGATCACCGGCGACATGATGTATGCCCACGCCGGCCAGAACAGCACCGCCAACCCGGCCCTGGCCTCGTTGCGCGAGCACACCCTGCAGATCGCCAGGGAGCTGCAGATCAATCTGTTCACCAACCCCGGCCTCGACCCGGCATACCCCGCGGGCACTGGCTGCTGCAGCGACGGCGAGGCCTTCGAAGGGCTGAACATCCCGATTCTCTATATCGAGGCCACCAACTGGGAAATCGGTGACCTGGACGGCTATACCCAGACCACCAACCCGGCCATCCCCGGAGGCTCCACCTGGCACGATCCCGCCGAGGACAATAAGGCGGTACTGACCAACGCCTTCGGCCAGGAGCGCATCGACCAGCGCCTGCGCGATTACTCGCGCCTGCTCAGCCGCCTGGTCCTGGAGCTGACCAATGCCGACCTGCTGGCCTCCACCGCTTCCGGCGGCGCCGTGGCGCGCAACCAGCAGGATCATCTGCAACGCCAGCATCAGGCCATGGTCCGGCTGCACGACCGGCGCTGGCTGACCTTGCAGGCGATGGGTCGGGAAATCGGCAGTTTCGATGGCGAGATCGGCATCGACGGCGAGTACAGCCCCGACAGCGGTTTCGACAGCGCGCCGAATCCCGAGGCGCGCCGGCTGGGGGTGCATGCCCTGGGCGACTACCAGCTCAATTCGAGCCTGAACGTCGGCGCCAGCCTCAGTTACCAGAACGGTCGCGACAAGCTCGAGCATCGCGGCAAGCTCGACAGCGACACCTGGCAGACGGCGGTCTACGCCTTGCTCAATGACGGCGGCCCGCAATGGCTGGCCGGCGACCTGAGCGTCGGCCGCACCCGCTTCGAATCCAAGCGCAACCTGGTGATCCAGGCCAACGGCGGCCCGGTGCTGCTGAACCAGAAGCTGACGGGCGATACCGACGCCCTGACCCTGGGCGCCCGCGTGCTTGGTGGTTACGACCTGGATTTCGGTGCGATCAAGAGCGGCCCCTTCGCCGGCCTCGATTACACCCACTACCGCATCGACCGCTTCCACGAGAAACAGAACCTGCGCACGGCACTGAGTTACGAGGAGCAGTCATTCGATTCGCTGGAAGCCAGCCTCGGCTGGCGCGTTCGCGGCGCCGTCGCCCTGCCTTACGGCATGAGCCTGCTGCCTTATGGCGACCTGGCCTGGGTCAAGGAGCTGGGAGATGGCCGCCTGGACGACCTGGACCTGACCAGCCGCGCCGATGGTCAAGTGCGCGTGGCTCGCCTGGGCGGTGTGGACAAGAGCTTCGGCCGCGCCCAGCTCGGCAGCCAGTTGGCGATCACGCCGCAGCTGGGGCTGTACGCCGAGGTCAACGGCCGGATCGGTCACGCCGAAGGCAGCCAGACCGGCTATTCCCTCGGCGTGCAATGGCAGTTTTAA
- a CDS encoding SdiA-regulated domain-containing protein yields the protein MRRLAYPKPLFLLLCFIVLVLLGIAGQHHRYFERLWFNWRVMSQPVNTDAIGLDGYRVSLEAQKIEGLDDVSALTYDPVRKSLFTVTNKNAELIELSLDGRILRRIALTGFGDPEAVEFISADTYVITDERQQRLIKIHLEEDTVFLDAADAEQMTLGVHMSGNKGFEGLAYDSVGKRLFVAKERDPMLIYEVKGFPHYDPEKSYAVHVVNNPKRDAGLFVRDLSSLQYDERTGHLLALSDESWLVLELDVDGRPLSTMSLRKGRQGLQATVPQAEGIAMDDDGTLYLVSEPNLFYVFKKPTP from the coding sequence ATGCGTCGACTCGCCTATCCCAAACCGCTGTTCCTCCTCCTGTGTTTTATCGTGCTGGTGCTGCTGGGCATTGCCGGGCAGCACCACCGTTACTTCGAGCGCCTGTGGTTCAACTGGCGGGTCATGTCGCAGCCGGTCAACACCGATGCCATTGGCCTGGATGGCTATCGGGTGAGTCTCGAAGCACAAAAGATCGAAGGCCTGGATGACGTCTCGGCGCTGACCTACGACCCGGTGCGCAAAAGCCTGTTCACCGTGACCAACAAGAATGCCGAGCTGATCGAGCTGTCACTCGACGGGCGCATCCTGCGGCGCATCGCCCTGACCGGTTTTGGCGATCCGGAAGCGGTCGAGTTCATCAGCGCCGACACCTACGTGATCACCGACGAGCGCCAGCAGCGGCTGATCAAGATTCATCTGGAGGAGGACACAGTGTTCCTCGACGCGGCGGACGCCGAGCAGATGACCCTGGGTGTGCACATGAGCGGCAACAAGGGTTTCGAGGGCCTGGCCTACGACTCGGTGGGCAAGCGCCTGTTCGTCGCCAAGGAGCGCGACCCGATGCTGATCTACGAGGTCAAGGGCTTCCCGCATTACGACCCCGAGAAGTCCTACGCGGTGCATGTGGTCAACAACCCCAAGCGCGATGCCGGGCTGTTCGTGCGTGACCTGTCCAGCCTGCAATACGACGAGCGCACCGGGCATCTGCTGGCGCTGTCGGATGAGTCGTGGCTGGTGCTGGAGCTGGACGTGGATGGTCGCCCCCTGAGCACCATGTCGCTGCGCAAGGGCCGGCAAGGGTTGCAGGCCACGGTGCCGCAGGCCGAAGGCATCGCCATGGACGACGACGGCACCCTGTACCTGGTCAGCGAGCCGAACCTGTTCTACGTCTTCAAGAAGCCGACCCCGTAA
- a CDS encoding SdiA-regulated domain-containing protein yields the protein MSVPHTPELQTVRRRGLFAMRWYSWLLLAGVVMYGIAIAMHWDDRGLLWVLERFETPAERQESVWLPDYRAVIDAKVLPGMEKDEASDLAYNPQTKTLFSVMGKNPFLVELNLQGDVLRKMPLVGWSNPEGVTVMENGLLGIVDERDHLLTIVKVDANTRELNISDFPKYDLGPSQDQNKAFEAVAWDSRKQQLLLGEERPPALFTWNSDGSQTLKGDKQKLESDELDLRNLSALSIDPRTGHTLVLSADSHMLLELDETGEQVSFMTLLGGFNGLKDTIPRAEGVAMDEQGNLYMVSEPNLFYRFEKR from the coding sequence ATGTCCGTGCCTCACACCCCTGAGCTTCAAACTGTTCGCCGTCGTGGTTTGTTCGCCATGCGCTGGTATTCCTGGCTGCTGCTGGCGGGCGTGGTGATGTATGGCATTGCGATTGCTATGCATTGGGACGACCGTGGCCTGCTCTGGGTGCTGGAGCGTTTCGAAACCCCGGCCGAGCGCCAGGAAAGTGTCTGGCTGCCGGATTACCGCGCGGTGATCGACGCCAAGGTGCTGCCGGGCATGGAGAAGGACGAGGCCTCCGACCTGGCCTACAACCCGCAGACCAAGACCCTGTTTTCGGTGATGGGCAAGAACCCGTTCCTGGTCGAGCTGAACCTGCAGGGCGATGTGCTGCGCAAGATGCCGCTGGTGGGTTGGAGCAACCCGGAGGGGGTGACGGTCATGGAGAACGGCCTGCTGGGGATCGTCGACGAGCGCGATCACCTGCTGACCATCGTCAAGGTGGATGCCAATACCCGCGAGCTGAACATTTCCGATTTCCCGAAATACGATCTTGGGCCTTCTCAGGACCAGAACAAGGCGTTCGAAGCCGTGGCCTGGGATTCGCGCAAGCAGCAGTTGCTGCTGGGCGAGGAGCGTCCGCCGGCGCTGTTCACCTGGAACAGCGACGGCAGCCAGACTCTCAAGGGCGACAAGCAGAAGCTGGAAAGCGATGAGCTGGACCTGCGCAACCTGTCCGCCCTGAGCATCGACCCACGCACCGGGCACACCCTGGTGCTGTCTGCCGATTCGCACATGTTGCTGGAGCTGGACGAAACCGGTGAGCAGGTCAGCTTCATGACCTTGCTGGGCGGTTTCAACGGCCTGAAAGACACCATTCCGCGGGCCGAGGGCGTGGCTATGGATGAGCAGGGCAACCTGTACATGGTCAGCGAACCCAACCTGTTCTATCGCTTTGAGAAGCGCTGA